The Vespula vulgaris chromosome 3, iyVesVulg1.1, whole genome shotgun sequence DNA window CAGCTAACTTAGAACCATATAAATCTATCTTATTAAACTTTTAACTttcaatttctaatttttcttattaaatttctaatttcaagGATTTTAAGCTTGTAAGTTCTATTATTAGGACAGGCATTACGTATACTTAAGTATGTGAATTCGAAGTTACACGGGTGTTGaggattaataataaagttattcgtattcattaaaatttattaaaatataataaggtAATACGTATAGAATACGaagcttcgaaaaaaaaaaatgtaaaatggaAAAGATGCGATGAAATACAATCAAAAGAAGTTGAGAAACACTGTTCCACTGTGCTACTTCctattttcctcttcttctaatCCATTATAACTTCCTTCGTCGTACTCGTATAGATGGAACTTTCAGTAAACTACATTCCACTAGTTAGCATCCgttaaaaaaacatatttcaaatgtctattaataaatgtaaaatcttaaatttttaaaaacgaacTTGTTAAACAAACAGAGATTAACcgtaattatctatttttttttctttatacatacagaaatatacttatatatattatcaacaCATCGTTAATTGTCATTGGATTTTTCTACGTCTTATCTTATGAAAAACATAATAGAATATTcatgattataaatttataataataataaatcattacgTCTTATCGTTAAATAAGACCTTatgcttttttatattcatagcATCTTTCTATTTACTTTATTGACTATCATGGATAAACATTATAGCGAATCATTGCGTTTGATTATTCTTGATAGATTATTATCGTTCTTGGATGGTATATATCGTTCAATATTAcatttcgataataaattattgcaataatttataagtcaaaatatttcataccagttattattttaatacgttAACTCTTTATcgtaaattgataaaataagagTTTTAAATCCGTTTATCGTTAcgattgtaaattatatatcgacgaagcttttttttatttctaacacATTCTTTTGTAACTTCGTTAAAAACCATCATTAGTTAAttgacaaaaggaaaaaatacaatttgatGATAAGAAACAATTCTGAAGGTTATATGcgtattttgttataaatacaaaaaagaaataaaaatagtctTAAGGTTATTACAACTGTCAGAAAAATGCTTAAAAAATCGAAACTTACTAACTGTGCTAAAATAGATCACTGTgactttatataatatctttatatatttgtagataattaaaagataattaaaaatatctaaccacatatataaatatttctttaattatttaatactcTTACAAGTTATCtcttaatttaattcaaattaCACAAATAAAACTCTTATCAGTATTTGGATGATGTGACAGTCAACAAtgttgttatataatatattgcaaaatttaatctttatcAAATATTGCGTCTGTTAATTTTGAAATCAGTGAGAACGAGTTAATTGACCTCGCtaatctttaaaatataaatagtttaCATAAGCattataaatacgtaaatataaatttttttgttatatttatgacgaaaacgaaaatgattaacaacaattaattattgttatatagcatatttttaatgtactataatgtacttattattttaattattcgcgTTATTGaacattgtttatttttgcTGATATATTCGATTTACGATGATGAAtcagttatttttataaaagtcgTTAATCGGTTGCCCACCATGATAGTCAATGTGTTAAGaaaatttagatttttttcttttcattttgtttgcGGATAgatcgattataaatttataagtcGATGTTCAACAACgagaaattaatagaaatacttTCGAGGTTCGAAATAAGAAACGATATTATCGACCTAgcaaatataattctattcgTACCAAATTGTTCTTATTAATGGAATTCctgctttatttattattatatcatacgAGTCAATTGAACGGATGAAAACTTATGTAATATGAATATGTGATTGAGAATCACTGTTGTATCGTAGGTTAGTTGTCTTTGGTGAGTTGAGTGACGTAAAAGTCGATATCTGCGTttatgcttttttcttttttctttctttattttaccaCCACTTCGTCCATTTTctcgacgagaaagaaaaccgAGACGAACCGAGGCTCCGCGTGCAGATAGTAAGAAGCTGACAGGAAACGCCGGTATTTCCATCGTTCATTATCCTTTTATCATTTATGGTACCATTTATTCTGACGTTCTTTGAATTATAATAaccgttttttttctctttattcagTGGTTATACAACGGGTGGTAAAAAACTTGAAATAAGCggtataaataaagtaaaaattgaaaatctcAACAAAATGACATCGCAAGTGAATGATTTCTATAACggcaagaatatttttttaactggTGGAACTGGTTTTCTTGGTATTTGTTTTGTTGAAAAGCTTCTTAGATCTTGTCCGgatgtgaaaaatatttatttgcttaTTAGACCGAAAAAGGGAAAGCAAATTAACGAGAGATTGGAAGAACTAACACAAAATTCGGTAAGATTGTCCTATAAGATATtctctttaatatatttcatttttatgctttattaaatttacttaTACTTTGTGGGTTAACTTAGGTCTTTGATAGattgagagaagaaaataagacagaattatttaagaaattaattgctATTTCTGGTGATATTGGCGAAGACAATTTAGGTTTGTCTAACGAAGATCGGTCGCAACTGATAGAAAATGTACAAATTGTTGTACATTCTGCTGCTACTTTGGATTTTGAAGTTAGTTTAAAAAATGCTGTTCTTATTAACTTGTTAGGTACTCGAAGAGTTATTCAGCTTTGTCAAGAGATCAAGAATCTTAAGGTAAGCCAGATCGTCGAAGATAAACTTgaagatattttatctatgaatatacgtacatcttgtttatctttaaatatatattcttttttatcataattacttttttattataggcTTTGGTACATGTTTCCAGTGCTTATGTTAATTCAGTATTATATGatgttcaagaaaaaatttatccaCCTCCAGAGGATGtaaataaagtattaaaattagTAAAAGAACTGGATGATAAAGCATTGGAAGATGAAACTCCAAAACTATTAGGAGAACATCCAAATTCATATACATTTACCAAACATTTAGCCGAGCACGAAATAGCTAATGCTCACTTACCGTCTGCGATAGTACGACCTTCAATGAGTGAGttgtatataatgtgtatcaaattaataaatatttagaattgTGGTCTTGtacttttatgtttttttttttttttttttttataattatagttGTAGGAGCATGGAAGGAACCGGTACCTGGATGGACTGTATCTAAAAATGGGCCAACTGGCTTTCTTATGGGTGCTAGTAAAGGAATTGTGCGGAGATTACCTATTGCTAAATCTTTGGTATATGATTATATTCCAGTAGATATTGTTGTGAATACTCTTATTACTGCTGCTTATGCTGTTAATCGTGATGGGTAACTTAAATTTTagctttttaataaattctttataaggttattcttataatatatatatttcttctattagtttcaaaaaagatattaattataacgaaacagaatttataacaaaaaagaaattaattataatatatttcgttgATTTCAGTGGAAATAATGTGAAAGTATATCATTGTACATCAAGTACGTGTAATCCCTTTAAATGGGAATGCGTAGAATCAAAAATTACTCCATTTCTACACAAATATCCATTGAAGAGTGCTGTTTGGTATCCGCATCTCAAAATTATAaactcgttatttttatttagaatttcTGCTTTTTTTGTACACATAATTCCTGCATTTATTTTGGATACAATTACAAGATTACTCGGAGGACGACCGATGtaagttttgaaaaatatatttcaataaatacatataaaatattataaataagttatattttagattaatACGTTTGCacaataacattaataagTCACTAGACCGTCTTGAAAAGTTCATTTTTACGGAATGGAAGTTTAATAACCCACTTTTtatggatttaaaaaaatctttatctgaggaagataaagataaattctttATGAACATTGAATCATTGGTTTGGGAGGATTACTTTTTGAATCTAGTTTTAGgtgtaagaatatatttaagtaaAGACCCTAAGAAGACGCTCAAGAAAGCACGTTCAAAAAATATGatgtaagaaaaatgaaatgctttgtatatctttcaatattttcttattttttaatgttaaatgTATTTTGTACAGATTGATGGTGGCTCATCTAAGTTTACAAGCTCTATTATTAGGATTTTTTTGGTGGGTTGTCAAAGTTTTGTTCAACTCATCTTGGACAAAAACAAGCATGGCTGTTCCAatcatatactttttcttcgatcaactttaaatataatagaaaggttattctattatttgtttatataatatttaatctgGGTATGGTATTTTACATGATGCATGTTATTCATTTCTTAgctttttaaaattactttgattaaaataaagttGCATATTaggatacttttatttatatataaagctattcgtatatgattatatttatgttgAAACTTTTTGCTATCAAATGTATGTACACGAGATTGCATCATAATAAGGGCTCACTCGTAAGATTAAAGATAAAGACACGTAATaacattttgatttttgaaaaagacattgttttcttttgtaaaaatcatgtcaaaataaaacaaataatctttgaataaaaataaaaatagctGTAATGtgagtgtaaaaaaaaatgttttttatcaatttttgtttttgatctTTTGGATGAGTCCTTGATCATCGAAATCCAACAAGAATTGTgatcaaaagaatttttagtTATTTTAGTTCAAAATATCATTATACTGGTTTCGCATTTGTGTTAGACGATTAAATACTTGCACGCTATAGATTTTATAtgctttgtatttttataattcaaagAAATGTCTATATCTATACTATACCTATACTAATGCTATAGTAAGGTACTACAAGAGCACCATGAAATACTCTTAAACCTAATTCTagatcgattttaataatcaagGGTTTATGTAAAAGATGAGAGATGAAGACACAAGgttctttaaagaaaataaatatatatatatttttttaacaaagttatatctaaaaaaaataattatcgattaatttaaagaaaatcttctttaagaaatttaaaaagattttcttgaatcttcattttttatttttcaaatgagCTTTTGATTATCAGAATTGCTTCATAATTACAGGATGGAAAAGATCTATAACAATTTATagtttataatacaataattggaaatattaaatgttcTTATGAGAAATTTATGGCACATATGTAATAAGGtgaatattcataaatatatatattttctacttttttgtaatattgcACACTATGaatatagttaaaaaatatttaagatcatttttatgatCTGAATATTAGAGATTGGTAACGcatataatcaataaaattatattcctcAGATgcaaaaagtttataaaacaTCTTTTATCAAGGAGAAAGCATTTTCTACCCTACCAGCATTTAACAATTCGTTTTGGTCATCGAGATAAGATAAAGTTCTACCAAGGTCAATTAGTACGACTGTTTTGAAAATTACAcgttaattgtaaaaatatgataacgaTTCTACAAACAGGCGACGAGAAAGcgattcataaaataaatatgtgactgctttgttttattaatatcacaaCTTATGATGCTATTTGAAGTATTCAAGTATCATTCATTGTTCAAGTATCATCCACgatttaaatacaataatcttattatctacattatattaacatatataagattataatGCGTTATATACCTTAAAAGTGAAACttatagaatgaaataaaaaaaataattatacctttatagtttttttttcattttgtaaatttctCTGATCTTTTATGGTACAGTTTAGattgttttatattcaatGATATACTTATTACATCAATTTTATCGTTTgtgatataattgtaaaaaatagtatattaaaaaaggaattataaaAACTCAAAAAACTATcaataaattaacaatattaaaaatggtTAGTTAGAGGAGgtagatttaatttttacgcAAGAactgatttatattattaattattacgtataaattgTGCCATCTATTATAACGAAACAGTACTGAATTGCAGtgtgaaaagaaacaaatgcaTTGTTCAGATAACTGACTTTGCAGAATGCATATTTGATCTTATTTATGAATGGTTATGTAGTAAACTGAATGCTTGCAAGAGATTattgtttgtaatattttaatgaaatcatCCAGATTTCATAGATTTCTactaaatattctattatatgtatacatacatacatttatttacataaatata harbors:
- the LOC127062785 gene encoding putative fatty acyl-CoA reductase CG8306, with translation MTSQVNDFYNGKNIFLTGGTGFLGICFVEKLLRSCPDVKNIYLLIRPKKGKQINERLEELTQNSVFDRLREENKTELFKKLIAISGDIGEDNLGLSNEDRSQLIENVQIVVHSAATLDFEVSLKNAVLINLLGTRRVIQLCQEIKNLKALVHVSSAYVNSVLYDVQEKIYPPPEDVNKVLKLVKELDDKALEDETPKLLGEHPNSYTFTKHLAEHEIANAHLPSAIVRPSMIVGAWKEPVPGWTVSKNGPTGFLMGASKGIVRRLPIAKSLVYDYIPVDIVVNTLITAAYAVNRDGGNNVKVYHCTSSTCNPFKWECVESKITPFLHKYPLKSAVWYPHLKIINSLFLFRISAFFVHIIPAFILDTITRLLGGRPILIRLHNNINKSLDRLEKFIFTEWKFNNPLFMDLKKSLSEEDKDKFFMNIESLVWEDYFLNLVLGVRIYLSKDPKKTLKKARSKNMILMVAHLSLQALLLGFFWWVVKVLFNSSWTKTSMAVPIIYFFFDQL